A genomic stretch from Strix aluco isolate bStrAlu1 chromosome 12, bStrAlu1.hap1, whole genome shotgun sequence includes:
- the MYZAP gene encoding myocardial zonula adherens protein isoform X1: MNVCRLRLTVPPDESSQPEQGAKEPERKKNELYHVPNGMSPGRLSHGMVYGVVHRTDNNHKREMVVYGWSADQLKEEMNYIKEVRATLEKVRKKMYGEYDEMKRKIQQLTNELKVTNAHQESLENHVRVQAAALDSFSEMNSSLTSASIDLQKTLVDVTLENTDIREQIRNLKHTHEQSMEKLREKQKQLETAQIENQLLKLKVESSQEANAEVMREMTRKLYSQYEEKMREEEQKHKAEKEILLEETNRLLKAIEEANKKMQVTETSIQEKDQRIGELDRLIERMEEERHQLQKQLELNEIQISGAKSENSSDSERSQHLEEVAASLRERIKHLDDMVHCQQKKVKHMVEEIEMLRKKVKEKELFIIQLLEKISFLECENKELQDKLDYLMENQPKTSTETRDTGVGCDLPYSTSTENGRSPESARPVRTYTPFKRVLEFSTKNSTS, encoded by the exons gaACTCTACCATGTACCAAATGGCATGTCTCCAGGGAGGCTATCTCatgggatggtgtatggtgtagTGCACCGAACTGACAACAACCATAAGAGAGAAATGGTGGTTTATGGCTGGTCAGCTGATCAGCTGAAAGAGGAGATGAATTACATTAAAGAA GTGAGAGCAACTCtggaaaaagtaagaaagaaaatgtatggtGAATATGATGAAATGAAACgaaaaatacagcagctcacaAATGAACTGAAA gTGACAAATGCTCATCAGGAATCCTTAGAGAATCATGTGCGAGTGCAGGCTGCAGCCTTAGATAGCTTTAGTGAAATGAACAGCTCCTTGACATCAGCATCAATAGACTTGCAG AAAACTCTAGTGGATGTTACACTGGAGAACACTGATATAAGGGAACAAATAAGGAATTTAAAACATACACATGAGCAATCTatggaaaagctgagagagaagcaaaagcaactgGAAACGGCACAAATTGAAAATCAGTTACTGAAGTTAAAG GTGGAATCGTCACAGGAAGCCAATGCTGAAGTCATGAGAGAGATGACAAGAAAACTGTATAGTCAGTATGAGGAAAAAATGCGAGAAGAGGAGCAGAAACATAAAGCTGAGAAAGAAATCCTCCTA GAGGAAACGAATCGGCTTCTGAAGGCTATTGAAGAGGCAAATAAGAAGATGCAAGTTACAGAAACAAGCATACAGGAAAAAGACCAGCGAATCGGTGAGCTGGACCGGCTGATTGAGCGCATGGAAGAG GAACGTCACCAGCTACAAAAGCAACTTGAACTAAATGAAATACAGATATCTGGAGCAAAATCTGAAAACAGCTCTGACAGTGAAAG GTCACAGCATTTGGAGGAGGTAGCAGCTAGCCTAAGAGAGCGAATCAAACATCTGGATGATATGGTCCACTGCCAACAAAAGAAAGTCAAGCACATGGTTGAGGAG attgAAATGCTaaggaagaaagtaaaagaaaaggaattatttataatacagcttttagaaaaaatctctttcttaGAATGTGAG AATAAAGAATTACAAGATAAATTGGACTACTTAATGGAAAACCAACCAAAGACCAGTACAGAAACCAGAGATACTGGTGTAGGATGTGATCTTCCATATAG CACAAGTACTGAGAACGGAAGATCTCCTGAAAGTGCAAGGCCAGTGAGGACGTACACCCCATTCAAGAGAGTGTTGGAATTTAGCACAAAGAACAGTACATCTTGA